In one window of Streptomyces roseofulvus DNA:
- a CDS encoding FG-GAP-like repeat-containing protein: MNFATWGRNLLKVGSGFKANTYPQIGTSGDLDGTREGVIDGDKIMDLWARKADNTVLGWRGKGTATNLTGFEAPFVIEGINNGIRIEPQTVIKSGDSIVGQSSTLTMGTDGNLIITNKTGAKVWNSINGTAGAFARVEQDGDIVVVNAQNQVLYTTNVGTKEGFAVLQDSGDLVVYNDKSQALWSSGTSARHDYNRDGRSDIADWYDYGDGHDELHTFTTDSAGAFKPPIHAWSSPAGNYWAENMKRTTGDYNGDGVGDVAAFYGYEDGRMNLRTWTGKGDGTFNAPFVSWSIPAGYWNFDAIQVQSGDFNGDGRDDIAAWYAYGDGQDKLFTFTANVKGGFNYPFSSFYRSDGWEVARMKFATGDFNRDGRTDIGALYGYTNGEVKLVTFPATPTGGFADPIHGWSSTGWTFSQASIHAGDFNNDGRDDIASWYDYGDGHDAVISFNPSGPNGEFGTRTQLWTGEAGRFWRQNMKIVTGDYNGDGRDDIGAMYGYEDGRVKMLTWPAGPGGLLSDPIHSWEAPAGSWTFSSVHMIESYSPA; encoded by the coding sequence ATGAATTTCGCCACCTGGGGACGCAACCTCCTGAAGGTGGGCAGCGGCTTCAAGGCAAACACCTACCCCCAGATCGGAACCTCCGGCGACCTCGACGGCACCCGCGAAGGCGTCATAGACGGCGACAAGATTATGGACCTGTGGGCCCGCAAGGCCGACAACACCGTGCTGGGGTGGCGGGGCAAGGGCACCGCCACCAACCTCACCGGCTTCGAAGCACCCTTCGTCATCGAAGGCATCAACAACGGCATCCGTATCGAACCCCAGACGGTGATCAAGTCGGGCGACTCCATCGTCGGTCAGTCCTCGACCCTCACCATGGGCACCGACGGGAATCTGATCATCACCAACAAGACCGGCGCCAAGGTCTGGAACAGCATCAACGGCACCGCGGGCGCCTTCGCACGCGTCGAGCAGGACGGCGACATCGTCGTCGTCAACGCACAGAACCAGGTGCTGTACACGACGAACGTCGGCACGAAGGAGGGATTTGCCGTCCTTCAGGACTCCGGTGACCTCGTCGTCTATAACGACAAGAGCCAAGCGCTCTGGTCCAGCGGCACCTCCGCCCGCCACGACTACAACCGCGACGGCCGCAGCGACATCGCCGACTGGTACGACTACGGCGACGGCCACGACGAGCTCCACACCTTCACCACCGACTCCGCAGGAGCCTTCAAGCCACCCATCCACGCCTGGTCCAGCCCGGCAGGCAACTACTGGGCCGAGAACATGAAGCGCACGACCGGCGACTACAACGGCGACGGAGTAGGGGACGTCGCGGCCTTCTACGGCTACGAGGACGGCCGGATGAACCTCCGCACGTGGACCGGAAAGGGCGACGGCACGTTCAACGCCCCATTCGTCTCCTGGAGTATTCCCGCCGGCTACTGGAACTTCGACGCCATCCAGGTGCAGTCCGGCGACTTCAACGGAGACGGCCGCGACGACATCGCCGCCTGGTACGCCTACGGCGACGGCCAGGACAAGCTCTTCACCTTCACCGCAAACGTCAAGGGAGGATTCAACTACCCCTTCTCCTCCTTCTACCGCTCTGACGGCTGGGAGGTGGCTCGCATGAAGTTCGCCACCGGCGACTTCAACCGTGACGGCCGCACCGACATCGGCGCCCTCTACGGCTACACCAACGGTGAGGTCAAGCTCGTCACCTTCCCGGCCACGCCTACCGGCGGCTTCGCCGACCCCATCCACGGATGGAGCTCCACGGGCTGGACCTTCTCGCAGGCCAGCATCCACGCCGGAGACTTCAACAACGACGGCCGCGACGACATCGCGAGCTGGTACGACTACGGCGACGGCCACGACGCTGTCATCAGCTTCAACCCCAGCGGCCCCAACGGAGAGTTCGGCACACGGACTCAACTCTGGACCGGCGAAGCCGGCCGCTTCTGGCGCCAGAACATGAAAATCGTCACGGGTGACTACAACGGAGACGGCCGCGACGACATCGGCGCCATGTACGGCTACGAGGACGGCCGAGTCAAGATGCTCACCTGGCCAGCAGGTCCGGGCGGATTGCTGTCGGATCCCATCCACAGCTGGGAGGCTCCGGCCGGCAGCTGGACCTTCAGCAGCGTCCACATGATCGAGAGCTACAGCCCCGCGTAG
- a CDS encoding serine protease, whose translation MKVRLGLAAFGLALFTTLSGAGPVSAEEGVVLPVAQLDGAEADPAIVNGEYADSSSGMAAVFSNGKFVCSGSIIAERWVLTAKHCVGGSMSVRVKSLDRTTGGGVVTVDDTKVRTNHDIALLHLDRSANAEYVRLASAHPAEGTTNYIFGWGATCGGCNSSVKLKRATVKVTDVNAVDYYGGRAIQSVKINGLACYGDSGGPQFKLVDGLRYQVGVLSTVGSGCTSFNRYASVPTSLDWIKQVAGL comes from the coding sequence ATGAAGGTCCGCCTGGGCTTGGCTGCCTTCGGCCTGGCGCTGTTCACCACGCTGAGCGGCGCTGGACCGGTATCGGCCGAGGAGGGTGTCGTCCTGCCTGTGGCGCAGCTCGATGGGGCCGAGGCAGATCCCGCCATCGTCAACGGGGAGTACGCGGATTCTTCGAGTGGGATGGCCGCTGTCTTCTCGAACGGCAAGTTCGTGTGTTCCGGCTCGATCATCGCGGAGCGCTGGGTGCTGACGGCCAAGCACTGCGTCGGCGGATCGATGTCGGTACGCGTCAAGAGTCTGGACCGCACGACGGGCGGCGGTGTGGTGACGGTGGATGACACCAAGGTCCGCACGAACCACGACATTGCCCTCCTTCACCTGGACCGCTCGGCCAACGCCGAATACGTGCGGCTGGCGTCGGCGCACCCTGCGGAAGGAACCACGAACTACATATTCGGCTGGGGTGCGACCTGCGGGGGGTGCAACTCGTCCGTGAAGCTGAAGCGCGCCACGGTCAAGGTGACCGACGTCAACGCGGTGGACTACTACGGCGGGCGGGCCATTCAGAGCGTCAAGATCAACGGCCTCGCCTGCTACGGCGACTCCGGCGGCCCGCAGTTCAAGCTCGTGGACGGCCTGCGCTATCAGGTGGGCGTCCTGTCCACGGTGGGATCGGGCTGCACGAGCTTCAACAGGTACGCGAGCGTGCCCACGAGCCTCGACTGGATCAAGCAGGTCGCGGGGCTCTGA
- a CDS encoding DUF6292 family protein yields MGTGRPGERQCPRSWSHHHDHHTLAPGLAALRHGAGPADPVGCRGIHVPGHTACLAHLTDTDRDTYLAGLAPGADIDHCGTTVRRQALTELRARTATTYLTAVTDALRTAGLTTDTAPAVEQTREDRLRAAVLLTPDAPAPAVVWEEDTGWRTASRRHPYTAPDTCPLLPGTPQPAPDALLAALAS; encoded by the coding sequence GTGGGGACTGGTAGACCCGGTGAGCGACAGTGCCCTCGCTCCTGGAGCCACCACCATGACCACCACACCCTCGCCCCCGGCCTGGCCGCACTGCGCCACGGCGCCGGCCCTGCCGATCCTGTCGGCTGCCGCGGCATTCATGTCCCCGGCCACACCGCCTGCCTTGCCCACCTGACCGACACCGACCGGGACACCTACCTGGCCGGCCTTGCCCCTGGCGCCGATATCGACCACTGCGGCACCACCGTCCGCCGCCAGGCCCTCACCGAACTCCGCGCCCGCACAGCCACCACCTACCTCACCGCCGTCACCGACGCCCTCCGCACCGCCGGCCTCACCACCGACACCGCCCCAGCCGTCGAACAGACCCGCGAGGACCGCCTCCGCGCCGCCGTCCTGCTCACCCCGGACGCACCCGCCCCCGCCGTCGTCTGGGAAGAAGACACCGGATGGCGCACAGCCTCCCGCCGCCACCCCTACACCGCCCCCGACACCTGCCCCCTCCTGCCGGGGACCCCCCAGCCCGCCCCCGACGCCCTTCTCGCAGCCCTCGCCAGCTGA
- a CDS encoding serine/threonine-protein kinase, whose product MIRKMGAGGMGEAFLASSERDGLVVVKRIRADLAADPVYRARFRREVQAARAVSGDCTPAVVGAAPEAEHPWLATVFVEGKDLQALMSGGAGPLEEGAVRDLAGALATALASLHRVGLVHRDLKPSNVLMTDTGPRVIDFGIAKPLGNGFTVLTEPYQVMGTPTYMSPEQAKGLDVSPASDVFSLGSILVYASTGHLAFAGDGAAAMMAVAYDRPNLDGVPGGLRALIEACLEKTPENRPSPEDILNLLSATGEFTQTHRHRPRMGIAYRTITLVLTCYVCAFLVVAAVRHGYPLLIPVALVFGVVLPVWVMDMLHRLRKVTAQATVNDRGVKLRYGHVQVEYPWEEFSRVALVRPKAARVPADAPWSLVATMRPGYPGLQPKPLRLRPGNRVGLNLHLTPGEAAVLAALLARQRANTWATEDDASEEITG is encoded by the coding sequence GTGATCAGGAAGATGGGCGCCGGGGGGATGGGGGAGGCGTTTCTGGCGAGTTCCGAGCGGGACGGCTTGGTGGTCGTCAAGCGGATCCGGGCGGACCTGGCCGCGGATCCGGTCTACCGGGCGCGGTTCCGCCGCGAGGTCCAGGCCGCGCGAGCCGTGAGTGGTGACTGCACGCCCGCCGTGGTGGGCGCGGCGCCTGAGGCCGAGCACCCCTGGCTGGCCACCGTCTTCGTCGAGGGAAAGGACCTGCAGGCGCTGATGTCCGGCGGCGCGGGCCCCCTGGAGGAAGGGGCGGTGCGTGACCTCGCCGGCGCGCTTGCTACCGCGCTGGCTTCCCTGCACCGTGTGGGTCTGGTGCATCGTGACCTGAAGCCGTCCAACGTGTTGATGACCGACACCGGCCCTCGTGTCATCGACTTCGGGATCGCCAAGCCGCTGGGAAACGGCTTCACCGTGCTCACCGAGCCGTATCAGGTGATGGGTACCCCGACGTACATGTCACCCGAGCAGGCGAAGGGACTCGATGTCTCCCCCGCCAGTGACGTGTTCTCGCTGGGGTCGATCCTCGTCTACGCGTCGACCGGGCATCTCGCCTTCGCTGGCGATGGCGCCGCCGCGATGATGGCGGTGGCCTACGACCGTCCGAATCTGGACGGCGTACCCGGCGGTCTGCGAGCCCTCATCGAAGCGTGCTTGGAGAAGACCCCGGAGAATCGCCCTTCACCCGAAGACATACTCAACCTCCTTTCGGCTACCGGGGAGTTCACACAGACCCATCGCCACCGTCCGCGGATGGGTATTGCGTACCGCACTATCACCCTAGTGCTGACCTGCTATGTCTGCGCCTTCCTCGTGGTCGCGGCCGTCCGCCACGGTTACCCTCTGCTGATCCCCGTGGCCCTGGTCTTCGGTGTGGTCCTGCCGGTGTGGGTGATGGACATGTTGCACCGGCTGCGCAAGGTCACTGCCCAGGCCACGGTGAACGACCGGGGGGTGAAGCTGCGGTACGGGCACGTCCAGGTCGAGTACCCCTGGGAGGAATTCAGCCGGGTGGCGCTGGTCAGGCCCAAAGCCGCTCGCGTACCGGCTGACGCGCCCTGGTCCCTCGTCGCCACCATGCGGCCCGGCTACCCGGGCCTCCAACCCAAGCCCTTGCGCCTACGCCCGGGAAACCGGGTGGGACTGAACCTCCATCTGACGCCGGGAGAAGCAGCCGTTCTCGCGGCTCTGCTGGCCCGGCAACGGGCGAACACCTGGGCAACCGAAGATGACGCCAGCGAGGAGATCACCGGCTGA
- a CDS encoding DUF6924 domain-containing protein: MPLPQPDDLTSLVLRTDFGDEGAWESVRAAVDAAGEYPFATYVSEFRFAGVGVQALIAEEVAADENDQIVNMFLADAATMKDPGHPLLAVDLSDEPGRTFRVPARWFPDVSANLSIANMDFAEFADAADESGTFRGFDQC, encoded by the coding sequence ATGCCTCTGCCTCAGCCTGATGATCTGACCTCGCTGGTCCTGCGTACTGACTTCGGTGACGAGGGAGCCTGGGAATCGGTTCGAGCCGCAGTCGACGCGGCCGGAGAATACCCCTTTGCCACGTATGTCAGCGAGTTTCGCTTTGCCGGCGTGGGGGTCCAGGCCTTGATAGCTGAAGAGGTTGCTGCGGACGAGAACGACCAGATCGTCAACATGTTTCTGGCGGACGCAGCCACGATGAAGGATCCGGGTCACCCGCTCCTGGCCGTGGACCTCTCGGACGAGCCTGGGCGAACGTTCAGGGTCCCCGCCCGGTGGTTCCCTGACGTCTCGGCCAACCTCAGCATCGCCAACATGGACTTTGCGGAGTTCGCCGACGCCGCGGATGAGTCAGGGACCTTCCGGGGCTTTGACCAGTGCTGA
- a CDS encoding DEAD/DEAH box helicase, producing MTTTIQLREHQKAGLDAIQAWLGWPHTRTPRPEGERATYVSATGSGKTITAAAAARQFFPHGRVLVMVPTLDLLAQTAQAWRRVGHTAPMVAVCSLHGDEVLEALGVRVTTNPIQLALWAGSGPVVVFATYASLVDREDPWDITGRAKIRGPLEMALAGGERMYGQRLDGFDLAVVDEAHGTVGDAARPWAAIHDNTRIPAAFRLYMTATPRILAAPRPSAGEDQPPVISMASDPDGVYGEWIHELGLSEAVTREILAGFEIDVLEIRDPDPILGISEEALRGRRLALLQAALLEHAARHNLKTVMTFHHRVEEAEAFAAKLPKTAAELYAAEPSLDALAAAEKTPASSISARLYDLDPGRHVPPDRVWSAWLCGDHKVAERRETLAQFANGIDKHHRRVHRAFLASVRVLGEGVDITGERGVEAVCFADTRGSQVEIVQNIGRALRPNPDGTAKTARIIVPVFLHADEDPKDMIASASYAPLVAVLNGLRSHSEHLVADIASRALTRREHHRTTHLQRDEEGRIIPAGTAPGGEGGDGQDHDTAENARQAAVESALLHFATPRDPATIAAFLRTRVYRPESLVWLEGYQALRRWRTENGIEGLYAVPYDTVTALPTAGGAKEFPLGRWIHQQRKNLRAGTLEPHRKDQLDAEGMVWEPGDEAWETKLAALRSYHRAHGHLAPRQDAEWGESDEDTIAIGRLVANLRRPDGLGKDPEREATRAAQLAAIDLDWDCPWPLDWQRHHRVLARLAADEPGGRLPVIAPGVVYDGDDLGAWITRQHRAWDALSDEQRARLTALGVTPPAEPAPAPREEAGKGEGKVPAAFRRGLAALAQFTAREGTGAVPARGHTETLLVDGEPHEHKLGIWYANTKQRRDKLNPAQRTALTDLGVTWA from the coding sequence GTGACCACGACGATCCAGCTGCGGGAGCATCAGAAGGCCGGCCTGGACGCGATCCAGGCGTGGCTCGGCTGGCCCCACACCAGGACCCCCAGGCCCGAGGGCGAGCGGGCGACGTACGTCTCGGCGACCGGCTCCGGCAAGACCATCACCGCCGCGGCCGCCGCACGGCAGTTCTTCCCCCACGGCCGGGTCCTGGTCATGGTCCCCACCCTCGACCTCCTCGCCCAGACCGCGCAGGCCTGGCGCCGGGTCGGCCACACCGCTCCCATGGTCGCGGTCTGCTCCCTGCACGGCGACGAGGTCCTCGAAGCTCTGGGGGTGCGCGTCACGACGAACCCGATCCAGCTCGCCCTGTGGGCCGGCAGCGGTCCGGTCGTCGTGTTCGCGACGTACGCCTCCCTAGTGGACCGCGAGGACCCGTGGGACATCACCGGCCGGGCGAAGATCCGCGGCCCGCTGGAGATGGCCCTGGCGGGCGGCGAGCGGATGTACGGGCAGCGCCTGGACGGCTTCGACCTGGCCGTCGTCGACGAGGCGCACGGCACCGTCGGTGACGCGGCCCGCCCGTGGGCCGCGATCCACGACAACACCCGCATCCCCGCCGCCTTCCGCCTCTACATGACCGCCACCCCGCGGATCCTCGCCGCCCCACGCCCCAGTGCCGGTGAAGACCAGCCGCCGGTCATTTCGATGGCCAGCGACCCCGACGGGGTCTACGGCGAGTGGATTCACGAGCTCGGACTGTCGGAGGCGGTCACCCGGGAGATCCTCGCCGGCTTCGAGATCGACGTGCTGGAGATCCGCGACCCCGACCCCATCCTCGGCATCTCCGAGGAAGCACTGCGCGGCCGCCGGCTCGCGCTGCTCCAGGCCGCGCTCCTGGAACACGCCGCCCGCCACAACCTCAAGACCGTCATGACGTTCCACCACCGGGTGGAAGAGGCCGAGGCGTTCGCCGCCAAGCTCCCCAAAACCGCTGCCGAGCTCTATGCCGCCGAGCCGTCCCTCGACGCGCTGGCCGCCGCGGAGAAGACGCCGGCCTCCTCGATCAGCGCCCGCCTCTACGACCTCGACCCCGGCCGCCACGTCCCCCCGGACCGGGTGTGGTCGGCGTGGCTGTGCGGCGACCACAAGGTCGCCGAGCGCCGCGAAACGCTCGCCCAGTTCGCCAACGGCATCGACAAGCACCACCGCCGCGTCCACCGCGCGTTCCTCGCGTCCGTCCGTGTCCTGGGCGAAGGCGTCGACATCACCGGCGAACGCGGCGTCGAAGCGGTCTGCTTCGCCGACACCCGCGGCTCCCAGGTCGAGATCGTCCAGAACATCGGCCGCGCCCTACGCCCCAACCCCGACGGCACCGCCAAGACCGCCCGGATCATCGTCCCCGTCTTCCTCCACGCCGACGAGGACCCGAAGGACATGATCGCCTCCGCCTCCTACGCCCCGCTCGTCGCCGTCCTCAACGGCCTGCGCTCCCACTCCGAACACCTCGTCGCCGACATCGCCTCCCGCGCCCTCACCCGCCGCGAACACCACCGCACCACCCACCTCCAGCGCGACGAAGAGGGCCGCATCATCCCCGCCGGCACAGCCCCGGGCGGCGAAGGCGGCGACGGCCAGGACCACGACACCGCAGAGAACGCCAGGCAGGCCGCCGTCGAGTCCGCCCTCCTGCACTTCGCCACACCCCGCGACCCGGCCACGATCGCCGCGTTCCTGCGCACCCGCGTCTACCGGCCCGAGTCCCTGGTCTGGCTGGAGGGCTACCAGGCCCTGCGCCGCTGGCGCACCGAGAACGGCATCGAGGGCCTGTACGCCGTCCCCTACGACACCGTCACTGCCCTCCCCACCGCTGGCGGGGCGAAGGAGTTCCCGCTGGGCCGCTGGATTCACCAGCAGCGCAAGAACCTCCGCGCCGGCACCCTGGAGCCCCACCGCAAGGACCAGCTCGACGCCGAGGGCATGGTCTGGGAGCCCGGCGACGAGGCATGGGAGACCAAACTCGCCGCCCTGCGCTCCTACCACCGCGCCCACGGTCACCTCGCTCCCCGCCAAGATGCCGAATGGGGCGAGTCTGACGAGGACACCATCGCGATCGGCCGGCTGGTCGCCAACCTCCGCCGCCCCGACGGTCTGGGCAAGGACCCCGAACGGGAGGCGACCCGCGCCGCCCAGCTCGCCGCCATCGACCTGGACTGGGACTGTCCCTGGCCGCTGGACTGGCAGCGCCACCACCGCGTCCTCGCCCGCCTCGCCGCCGACGAACCCGGCGGCCGCCTGCCTGTCATCGCTCCCGGCGTCGTCTATGACGGCGACGACCTCGGCGCCTGGATCACCCGCCAGCACCGCGCCTGGGACGCGCTCTCCGACGAGCAGCGCGCCCGCCTGACCGCCCTCGGTGTTACCCCGCCCGCCGAACCGGCACCCGCCCCCCGCGAAGAGGCAGGGAAGGGGGAGGGGAAGGTGCCGGCGGCCTTCCGCCGTGGCCTGGCCGCCCTTGCCCAGTTCACCGCCCGCGAAGGGACAGGCGCTGTTCCTGCCCGCGGCCACACCGAGACTCTCCTCGTCGACGGCGAACCACATGAGCACAAGCTCGGCATCTGGTATGCCAACACCAAACAGCGCCGTGACAAACTCAACCCCGCCCAGCGCACCGCGCTCACGGACCTCGGCGTCACCTGGGCCTGA
- a CDS encoding DUF5954 family protein, with the protein MSDVDAGPGEWPVVVRVPVEPVEAAIEADALDAVDRYSGLAVRGPLFGVAAQGPGDGRRWRVVVEVAHGCPQDARDALNSLLWFRAKDEAQSREERRPLLAAVARLETEPVDELTVGTTRYRVVWAEEYAAVDSRGAIETPRPTDPEPLTPDWGPGARSPKVDDGLLLDPEAPLSPLQAAERVALRPLAYSGTRFPDAVVADSARAVESHPDVLLMPAAFLITERSGDGEWSAGSSLHATAHDARRTLDFALTWMEPRIRSLIPTDADRTIDARNPPNGTTDKAAAELKELAQAADRLRASRCDEVEAHGTVYRIVRSRRLLRWGPDGPEGPRPSDTNTRTPSALHPRLDEDGSVHADDLADG; encoded by the coding sequence ATGAGCGATGTGGACGCGGGCCCGGGGGAGTGGCCGGTGGTGGTGAGGGTTCCGGTGGAGCCCGTCGAGGCCGCGATCGAGGCTGATGCCCTCGATGCCGTGGATCGCTACAGCGGTCTGGCGGTCCGCGGCCCGCTGTTCGGCGTCGCCGCCCAGGGGCCGGGGGACGGGCGGCGGTGGCGGGTGGTGGTCGAGGTCGCGCACGGCTGTCCGCAGGATGCCCGTGACGCGCTGAACTCCCTGCTGTGGTTCCGGGCGAAGGACGAGGCGCAGAGCAGGGAGGAACGCCGCCCATTGTTGGCGGCGGTCGCCCGTCTGGAGACCGAGCCCGTCGACGAGCTCACCGTGGGCACCACCCGCTACCGCGTCGTGTGGGCAGAGGAGTACGCGGCCGTCGACAGCCGCGGCGCCATCGAAACCCCACGTCCGACGGACCCCGAACCCCTCACCCCCGACTGGGGCCCCGGCGCCCGCAGCCCGAAGGTCGACGACGGTCTCCTCCTCGACCCCGAGGCGCCCCTCTCCCCACTGCAGGCGGCGGAGCGCGTCGCCCTGCGCCCCCTGGCCTACAGCGGCACCCGCTTCCCCGACGCCGTCGTCGCCGATTCCGCACGTGCCGTGGAGAGCCATCCCGACGTCCTGCTGATGCCGGCGGCGTTCCTGATCACCGAGCGGTCCGGCGACGGCGAGTGGTCTGCGGGCAGCAGCCTCCACGCCACCGCCCACGATGCCCGCCGCACCCTGGACTTCGCCCTGACCTGGATGGAACCCCGCATCCGCAGCCTGATCCCCACCGACGCCGACCGCACCATCGACGCCCGCAACCCACCCAACGGCACCACCGACAAGGCAGCCGCGGAGCTCAAGGAACTTGCGCAGGCCGCGGACAGGCTGCGTGCCAGCAGGTGCGACGAGGTCGAGGCCCACGGCACCGTCTACCGGATCGTTCGCTCCCGACGCCTGCTGCGCTGGGGCCCCGACGGACCCGAGGGCCCACGCCCCTCCGACACCAACACCCGCACCCCTTCGGCGCTGCACCCGCGCCTCGACGAGGACGGCAGCGTCCACGCAGACGACCTCGCAGACGGCTGA
- a CDS encoding DUF4097 family beta strand repeat-containing protein: MQTFATTAPITTVVDIPAGHLRFIAADRADATVDIRPARPGKSRDVKAAEDTTVTYADGVLTITAPEAKNQLFGPSGAVEVTVQLPAGSRVQARAAGAELRGVGRLGDVSYESAQGPVKLDEAATVRLALQDGDITIGRLNGPADLTTARGDLRITEATTGTVVLATQSGSITVGAARGTAATLDAGTSYGRIHNTLQNAKGTGADLTIRATTSHGDITAHAN, encoded by the coding sequence ATGCAGACCTTCGCCACCACCGCCCCGATCACCACCGTCGTCGACATCCCCGCCGGCCACCTCCGCTTCATCGCCGCCGACCGGGCCGACGCCACCGTCGACATCCGCCCCGCCCGCCCCGGCAAGAGCCGCGACGTCAAGGCCGCCGAGGACACCACCGTCACCTACGCCGACGGCGTCCTGACCATCACCGCCCCCGAGGCGAAGAACCAGCTCTTCGGCCCCTCCGGCGCCGTCGAGGTCACCGTCCAGCTCCCCGCCGGCTCCCGCGTCCAGGCCAGGGCCGCCGGCGCCGAACTCCGCGGCGTCGGACGCCTCGGCGACGTCAGCTACGAAAGCGCCCAGGGCCCGGTCAAGCTCGACGAGGCCGCCACCGTCCGCCTCGCCCTCCAGGACGGCGACATCACCATCGGCCGCCTCAACGGCCCCGCCGACCTCACCACCGCCCGCGGCGACCTCCGCATCACCGAGGCCACCACCGGCACCGTCGTCCTCGCCACCCAGTCCGGCTCCATCACCGTCGGCGCCGCCCGCGGCACCGCCGCCACCCTCGACGCCGGCACCTCCTACGGCCGCATCCACAACACCCTGCAGAACGCCAAGGGCACCGGCGCCGACCTCACCATCCGCGCCACCACCTCCCACGGCGACATCACCGCCCACGCCAACTGA
- a CDS encoding NUDIX domain-containing protein, whose translation MDELVERVDCQDRVLGVVTRRQAIREGWLHRIASTVCRDERGRILVHRRSEQLSRFPGLYEVMVGGAVGVGESYEQAAGRELAEELGIRGLPRLLFAFINRSGLSPHWLGVHEAVIPGTVTRDPDEVAWHGWLTESELHSALLEWRFTPDSHEAFSRYLVFRTTHS comes from the coding sequence GTGGATGAACTGGTGGAGCGTGTCGATTGTCAAGATCGTGTCCTGGGGGTGGTCACCCGTCGGCAGGCCATCCGGGAGGGCTGGCTGCATCGAATCGCTTCGACGGTGTGTCGTGATGAACGTGGTCGGATCCTCGTCCATCGGCGGTCGGAGCAGCTGTCGCGCTTCCCCGGGCTCTATGAGGTCATGGTCGGTGGCGCCGTGGGTGTCGGCGAATCCTATGAACAGGCCGCCGGGCGGGAGCTGGCCGAAGAACTGGGCATCCGTGGTCTGCCGCGCTTGTTGTTCGCGTTCATCAACCGCAGCGGCCTGAGCCCTCACTGGCTCGGCGTGCATGAAGCCGTGATTCCGGGCACGGTGACCCGCGATCCCGATGAGGTCGCCTGGCATGGCTGGCTGACCGAGTCCGAGCTTCACTCGGCCCTGTTGGAGTGGCGCTTCACTCCCGACAGCCACGAGGCCTTCAGCCGGTATCTCGTGTTCCGGACCACGCACTCCTGA
- a CDS encoding tetratricopeptide repeat protein, giving the protein MNNDHDKAEALARAVRLREQGQTEQAREQLVELVEKYPADSEIAYQTAWVHDVLGLEREAVPFYERALSGAGLSPEDRHGAFLGLGSTHRILGSYDKAVQTLRQGLDEFPDDAALHAFLAMGLYNQGENRQAVQLLLKTLAATSSDRRVQDYRRAIEHYADDLDSIQHDEEPQHEGR; this is encoded by the coding sequence ATGAATAATGATCACGACAAGGCCGAGGCGCTGGCACGAGCGGTCCGGCTGCGAGAGCAGGGCCAGACCGAGCAGGCCCGGGAACAGCTGGTGGAACTGGTCGAGAAGTACCCGGCAGACAGCGAGATCGCCTATCAGACCGCCTGGGTGCACGATGTCCTCGGCCTGGAGCGCGAAGCCGTCCCGTTCTACGAACGTGCCCTGAGCGGCGCGGGCCTGTCCCCGGAAGACCGGCACGGAGCCTTCCTCGGCCTGGGAAGCACGCACCGGATCCTGGGCTCCTACGACAAGGCCGTGCAGACCCTCCGGCAGGGACTCGACGAGTTCCCGGACGATGCGGCGCTGCACGCTTTCCTCGCCATGGGGCTGTACAACCAGGGTGAGAACCGTCAGGCGGTACAGCTGCTGCTGAAGACGCTCGCCGCTACCAGCAGCGACCGCCGGGTGCAGGACTACCGGCGGGCAATCGAGCACTACGCCGACGACCTGGACAGCATCCAGCACGACGAGGAACCGCAGCACGAAGGACGCTGA
- a CDS encoding DUF5956 family protein produces MSWDESGVPHRVASRRSGTSELEPDRLPEVRELVEMGWALAPEAPMWVFLPYVWPARARTWVPDRSTRWQIDTTLDATGQILDVECHPLSPGEKETQEEDAAADLAIAGVPPRPRGRLWLLRPVGGLGDLQAVLEHLCAAAEARRVHTGLSVTFTRLCAGELEALAGK; encoded by the coding sequence ATGTCATGGGATGAGAGTGGTGTCCCGCATCGGGTGGCTTCTCGCCGGTCGGGTACGAGCGAGCTGGAACCGGACCGGCTGCCGGAGGTGCGTGAGCTCGTAGAGATGGGCTGGGCTCTGGCTCCCGAGGCGCCGATGTGGGTGTTCCTCCCCTACGTGTGGCCGGCTCGGGCCCGGACCTGGGTTCCCGATCGGTCGACCCGATGGCAGATCGACACCACCCTTGACGCCACGGGACAGATTCTGGACGTCGAGTGCCATCCCCTCTCCCCAGGGGAGAAGGAGACCCAGGAAGAGGACGCCGCAGCCGATCTGGCCATCGCCGGGGTCCCGCCCCGACCGCGAGGACGGCTGTGGCTCCTCCGCCCGGTCGGCGGCCTGGGGGACCTCCAGGCCGTACTGGAGCACTTGTGCGCCGCCGCTGAAGCCCGCAGGGTGCACACGGGGCTGTCCGTCACCTTCACCCGGTTGTGCGCGGGTGAGCTTGAGGCTCTCGCGGGGAAGTGA